One Cololabis saira isolate AMF1-May2022 chromosome 12, fColSai1.1, whole genome shotgun sequence DNA window includes the following coding sequences:
- the igfbp6b gene encoding insulin-like growth factor-binding protein 6b translates to MPFFFNLTAVVLMLIADWGSWTRASRLGPFKVCPSCRDPLEVGSPPGGHVVAGSMSVLAEGEPCGVYTLTCARGLRCVPPPRELSPLQALLQGRGICAKHNRTNPTERPHPKGPHPSHSGENEKAPCRKLLGIVLRGLEPTVFQSDRDIYIPNCDTRGFYRTKQCRSSKGMQRGHCWCVDELGAPVPTHLSEGGMSPCTGE, encoded by the exons ATGCCTTTCTTTTTCAACTTAACAGCTGTAGTTTTGATGCTGATTGCTGACTGGGGATCATGGACCAGGGCCAGCCGTTTGGGACCCTTCAAAGTCTGTCCCTCTTGCAGAGATCCATTAGAGGTGGGTAGCCCCCCAGGGGGGCACGTTGTTGCTGGCAGCATGTCAGTCCTGGCTGAAGGAGAGCCGTGCGGTGTGTACACCCTGACCTGTGCCAGGGGGCTGCGCTGTGTCCCCCCCCCCAGGGAGCTCAGCCCCCTGCAGGCTCTGCTGCAGGGAAGGGGAATTTGCGCCAAACACAACAGAACTAATCCGACTGAGAGGCCCCACCCAAAAG GTCCACATCCCTCACACAGTggtgaaaatgaaaaa GCACCCTGTCGTAAGCTGCTAGGGATCGTCCTGAGGGGCCTGGAACCAACCGTCTTCCAGTCTGACCGTGACATTTACATCCCCAACTGTGACACCCGGGGCTTCTACAGGACAAAACAG TGTCGCTCATCCAAGGGCATGCAGCGCGGCCATTGTTGGTGTGTGGATGAGCTGGGTGCCCCTGTGCCTACGCACCTCAGCGAGGGGGGGATGTCACCGTGTACTGGGGAGTGA